In a single window of the Helicobacter felis ATCC 49179 genome:
- a CDS encoding methyl-accepting chemotaxis protein, whose product MFFKWSKNRQLEPSAPTRTTNFFISQQELAHLKIEAMALIAFVPASIDFKATVDTLERQCANVRVRLALQTAGQIGCNPNNLYNLNCPDQILIHLLSPDLFVAIETFMVDTLCADLQRGEISMDLDTRKHKIKEQIEQHVRPSMHVGPSDTFILSYFPGLTSSESFFLEGLISSNVPLSNLVGGSAGGKLDFKESLLSFNGQISGQKAVLTYCKLRPGYHYDIFTTHNFAKTSTSFIIGECIPELRQVKSFLINKELVSAADVLCAHFKCSQEELTQALVGYTFAVEMYGQIFVRSVGTINADKSITFFCDLYFGERLFLVKSGNFVQDTQQAYTKFLRGRKPLSILLNDCILRRLNNQTALDQFKELDNCPISGFSTFGEISFSLHQNQTLTALCIFKGEPDKVAPRNFFTHFRDTLLHYERIKSNRLKANVVIKNTLLEQYAGYNQIMSTNQTHLRDIATKATANNEYVRTVRQEALKLHDSMSSLKELSATLSHTVDTINQHTIEVSEALQKIDRVSYQTNLLALNASIEAARAGSHGRGFAVVADEVGNLANGVQQRLEEIQSTFASMGKAVKNIENAAKAVLNASDENNASLDSLHGAMTSLETQSQEMEKIAQQSLVDLAHVQEQIEDVKTNIQQNQELVKKLHLS is encoded by the coding sequence GTGCCCGCCTCCATAGATTTTAAGGCAACGGTAGATACGCTTGAGAGGCAGTGTGCCAATGTCCGCGTGCGTTTAGCACTCCAAACAGCTGGACAAATTGGTTGCAACCCGAATAATCTTTACAATCTTAACTGCCCAGATCAAATTCTTATCCATCTTTTGAGTCCCGATCTGTTTGTAGCTATTGAGACTTTTATGGTGGACACACTTTGTGCAGATCTGCAAAGAGGGGAAATTAGCATGGATTTAGACACGCGCAAACATAAGATCAAAGAGCAGATCGAACAGCATGTGCGCCCTTCCATGCATGTCGGACCTAGTGATACCTTTATTTTGAGCTATTTTCCAGGTTTGACCTCTTCGGAGAGCTTTTTCTTAGAGGGTTTGATCAGTTCCAATGTGCCCTTAAGCAATCTAGTTGGGGGGAGTGCGGGGGGTAAATTGGATTTTAAAGAATCTTTGCTCTCTTTTAATGGACAAATCAGTGGCCAAAAAGCAGTGTTAACTTATTGTAAGTTACGACCGGGTTATCATTACGACATTTTTACCACACATAATTTTGCAAAGACTTCTACTTCTTTTATCATTGGAGAGTGTATTCCAGAACTCAGACAAGTTAAATCTTTCCTTATCAATAAGGAGCTCGTGAGCGCAGCTGATGTCCTTTGCGCACATTTCAAATGCTCACAAGAGGAATTGACTCAAGCGTTGGTGGGTTATACTTTTGCAGTGGAAATGTATGGGCAAATCTTTGTGCGCTCTGTGGGCACCATCAATGCAGATAAGAGCATCACATTTTTCTGCGACCTTTATTTTGGCGAGCGACTCTTTTTGGTCAAATCTGGGAATTTTGTACAAGACACGCAACAAGCCTACACAAAATTTTTAAGGGGACGCAAACCATTAAGTATTTTGCTCAATGACTGCATCCTACGGCGACTCAACAACCAGACAGCCTTAGATCAATTTAAAGAGTTGGATAATTGCCCCATTAGTGGCTTTTCTACCTTTGGAGAAATTTCCTTTAGCCTGCACCAAAACCAAACCCTTACGGCTCTTTGTATCTTTAAGGGCGAACCAGATAAAGTCGCTCCACGCAACTTTTTCACCCATTTTAGGGATACTCTTTTGCACTATGAACGAATCAAGAGCAATCGTCTTAAAGCAAATGTTGTCATCAAAAATACTTTACTAGAGCAATACGCGGGCTATAATCAGATCATGAGCACAAATCAAACCCATCTAAGAGACATTGCGACCAAAGCAACTGCCAACAATGAATATGTCCGCACAGTGCGCCAAGAAGCCTTAAAACTCCATGATTCCATGAGCAGTCTCAAAGAACTTTCTGCAACTCTATCGCACACTGTAGATACGATCAATCAACATACGATAGAAGTTTCAGAAGCACTGCAAAAAATCGATCGCGTGTCTTACCAGACGAACCTACTCGCACTCAATGCTTCTATTGAGGCTGCGCGTGCAGGATCGCATGGACGCGGGTTTGCAGTGGTGGCTGATGAGGTGGGCAATCTGGCCAATGGAGTCCAGCAACGCCTAGAAGAGATTCAAAGCACCTTCGCTTCGATGGGCAAGGCGGTGAAAAATATCGAAAATGCTGCCAAAGCAGTTCTTAATGCCTCTGATGAGAACAACGCGAGTTTAGACTCTTTGCATGGAGCTATGACATCTTTAGAAACGCAATCCCAAGAGATGGAGAAAATAGCCCAACAAAGCCTAGTAGATCTTGCTCATGTGCAAGAGCAGATCGAGGATGTGAAAACTAATATCCAACAAAACCAAGAGTTAGTGAAAAAATTGCACCTCTCTTAG